DNA from Bradyrhizobium japonicum USDA 6:
ACCATCTATAATGTGCCGGGCATCCCGATCACGGATTTGGGCCGCATGGCGCAGGCCGAAGGCATTCGCGTGATCTCCTTCCGCCACGAGCAGAACGCCGGCTACGCCGCGGGCATTGCCGGCTACCTCACCAAGAAGCCCGGCGTCTGCCTCACGGTGTCGGCGCCCGGTTTCCTCAACGGTCTCACCGCGCTCGCGCACGCCACCACCAACTGCTACCCGATGATCCTTATCTCGGGCTCCTCCGAGCGCGAGATCGTCGACCTCCAGCAGGGCGACTACGAAGAGATGGACCAGCTCGCGATTGCCAAGCCGCTGTGCAAGGCGGCCTATCGCGTGCTGCACGCCCAGGACATCGGCATCGGTCTCGCCCGCGCCATCCGCGCCGCGGTCTCGGGCCGTCCGGGCGGCGTCTATCTCGACCTGCCGGCAAAGCTGTTCGGCCAGGTGATGAACGCCGATGCCGGCCAGAAGTCGCTGGTCAAGGTGATCGATGCCGCGCCCGCGCAGATCCCCTCGCCCGCTTCGATCAAGCGCGCGCTCGACGTGCTCAGGGCGGCGAAGCGTCCGCTCATCATCCTCGGCAAGGGCGCGGCCTACGCGCAGGCCGATGAAGAGATCAAGTCGTTCGTCGAGAAGAGCGGCGTGCCGTTCCTGCCGATGAGCATGGCCAAGGGCCTCCTCCCCGACACGCATCCGCAATGCGCTGGCGCCGCGCGCTCCACGGTGCTGAAAGAATCCGACGTCGTGCTGCTGATCGGCGCCCGGCTGAACTGGCTGCTCTCGCACGGCAAGGGCAAGAGCTGGGGCGAAGCGCCCAAGAAGTTCATCCAGGTCGACATCGAGCCCAGGGAAATGGACTCCAACGTCGAGATCGTCGCACCCGTCGTCGGCGACATCGGCTCGGTCGTCGCGGCGTTCAACCAGGCCATGGCTTCGGGCTGGACCGCCCCGCCCGCCGAATGGACCAAGGCGATTTCGTCCAAGCGCGAAGAGAACGTCGCCAAGATGGCGCCGAAGCTCATGAACAACAAATCGCCGATGGACTATCACGGCGCGCTCGGCGTGCTGAAGAACGTGATCAAGGACCATCCCGAGGCGATCCTCGTCAACGAGGGCGCCAACACGCTCGACCTCGCCCGCGGCGTCATCGACATGTACAGGCCGCGCAAGCGCCTCGACGTCGGCACCTGGGGCGTGATGGGCATCGGCATGGGCCAGGCGATCGCAGCCGCGCTCGAGACCGGCCACCCCGTGCTGGCAGTGGAAGGCGACTCGGCCTTCGGCTTCTCCGGCATGGAGGTCGAGACCATCTGCCGCTACAACCTCCCGATCTGCGTCGTCATCTTCAACAATGACGGCATCTATCGCGGCACCGACGTCAACAGCGTCAACGCCGATCCCGCGACGACCGTGTTCGTCAAGGGCGCGCGCTACGACAAGATGATGGAAGCCTTCGGCGGCGTCGGCGTGAATGCCACCTCGCCCGACGAGCTCAAGCGCGCCGTCAACGAGGCGATGGCCTCGGGCAAGCCGACGCTCATCAACGCGGTGATCGATCCGGCCGCGGGCTCGGAGAGCGGCCGCATCGGCAACCTCAATCCGCAGAGCGTTCTGCAGAAGAAGAAGTAAGGCATGATCCGGAAAAGCGCGCAGCGGTTTTCCGAAGAGATCATGCCCAAACAAAAGAGCTAAAGCGCCAAGCGCGCTTTAGCCTCCTCTCCTTCAACCCTATTCCCTGCCGGGTGCAGGGGCAGACACAGAGTACGGAGCAATACGATGACCAAAGCGCTCAAGGGCGTTCGCATTCTCGACTTCACCCACGTCCAGTCCGGGCCGACCTGCACGCAGCTGCTGGCATGGTTCGGCGCCGACGTGATCAAGGTGGAACGTCCGGGCGTGGGTGACATCACCCGCGGCCAGCTGCAGGACATCCCGAACGTGGACAGCCTGTATTTCACCATGCTCAACCACAACAAGCGCTCGATCACGCTCGACACCAAGAACCCCAAGGGCAAGGAAGTCCTCACCGAGCTGATCAAGAAGTGCGACGTGCTGGTCGAAAACTTCGGCCCCGGCGTGCTCGACCGCATGGGCTTCCCCTGGGAGAAGATCCAGGCGATCAACCCGAAGATGATCGTCGCCTCGATCAAGGGCTTTGGCCCCGGACCGTACGAAGACTGCAAGGTCTATGAGAACGTCGCGCAGTGCACCGGCGGCGCCGCCTCGACCACCGGCTTCCGCGACGGCCTGCCGCTCGTCACCGGCGCGCAGATCGGCGACAGCGGCACCGGCCTGCACCTGGCGCTCGGCATCGTCACCGCGCTCTATCAGCGCACGCATTCGGGCAAGGGCCAGAAGGTCACCGCCGCGATGCAGGACGGCGTGCTCAACCTCGCCCGCGTCAAGCTGCGCGACCAGCAGCGCCTCGCGCATGGTCCGCTCAAGGAATACAGCCAGTTCGGCGAAGGCATTCCGTTCGGCGACGCCGTGCCGCGCGCCGGCAACGATTCCGGCGGTGGCCAGCCCGGCCGCATCCTGAAGTGCAAGGGCTGGGAGACCGATCCCAACGCCTACATCTACTTCATCACCCAGGCGCCGGTCTGGGAGAAGATCTGCGACGTGATCGGCGAGCCCACCTGGAAGACCGATCCGAACTACGCCAAGCCGGCCGTCCGTCTGCCGCGCCTCAACGAGATCTTCGCCCGCATCGAACAGTGGACGATGACGAAGACGAAATTCGAGGCGATGGAGATCCTCAACAAGGACGACATCCCCTGCGGTCCGATCCTGTCGATGAAGGAAATCGCCGAGGACCAGTCGCTGCGCGCCACCGGCACCGTGGTCGAGGTCGATCACCCGACCCGCGGCAAGTACATCTCGGTCGGCAACCCGATCAAGCTGTCGGATTCTCCGAGCGAGGTGGAACGCTCCCCGCTGCTCGGCGAGCACACCGACGAGATTCTGCGCAGCGTGCTCGGCTTCAGCGATCACCAGGTCGCCGACATCCACAAGTCCGGCGCGCTCGACCCGCCGCAGAAGCAGGCCGCTGAGTAAGCGGACTTACACCAGACTAACGAAAGGGCCGCCTGAGAGGCGGCCCTTTTTGCGTGAGAATGCCGTTGAGCACACAGGCTCGAACCAAAAACTGAAAAACAACCCCATACACAGTAGCCAAGTTCCTGATCACAAATTAATTTCTCTTTTGCCGAAATTCCTTTGACCCGTCGGGCAAAACAGGGGTATTATGCCATCATCCGAAAAAATGATGGTCCGTGCTCAGTGGAAGCACCGGGCCACCGTGCGGTATCGAGGCGGCCTTGCTTTGCTCCACCCGGTGGCGGAACACGCTCCAAACATAGCGTTGCAAAGATGCACCCGACGCAGAAATAGGGCGCGGAGCAAGCAGGTCAGTTAGAGAACGGCAACGGCCAGTTTCGGCGGATTCTTGATGGCAGTTCACCCCCTATGACAGTTCGCCCCATTCCGCCGGCTGACAGCCGTCATTGCGAGGAACGAAGCGACGAAGCAATCTAGACTACTTCTTCGTCCAAACTCTGGATTGCTTCGCTTCCGCCGTCGCTCTTCGAGCTATGGCGGACAAGTCGCTCGCAACGACGCATTCCGCGGCGTACCGCCGCGGATTCCTTTGTCCGACGTTCACCGTCAGAGCGCCTCTAATCCGAGCCGGCGGAACAATTTCCGGTCGGCTTCGTCTTGCGGATTGCCCGCCGTCAACAGCGTGTCGCCGACAAAGATCGAGTTTGCACCGGCAAAGAAGCACAGCGCCTGCATCTCGTCGGTCATCGCCGACCGCCCCGCCGAGAGTCGCACGAAAGAGGCCGGCATCATGATACGCGCCAGCGCGACAATACGCACGAACTCGATCGGACCTATCGGCGTCGCCTTCGCCATCGGCGTTCCCGGAATCGGGATCAGCATGTTGATCGGCACGCTCTCCGGCGCTTCCGGGAGGTTGGCGAGTGTAACCAGCATGTCGACGCGGTCCTCTTCGCTCTCACCCATGCCGAGAATTCCGCCGCAGCACACTTTCATGCCGGCCTCGCGGACATGCTCCAGCGTATCGAGACGATCGGCGAACGTGCGGGTGGAGATAACGCTCGGATAGTAGCGCTCCGAGGTATCGATATTGTGATTGTAGTAATCAAGCCCGGCTGCACTCAGCCGGTCGGCCTGATCCCGGTCGAGCATGCCGAGCGTCATGCAGGTCTCGAGCCCGAGCTCCTTCACGGCTCCGACGACCTCGACAATGGCATCCATGTCGCGCGGCTTCGGATTGCGCCAGGCCGCCCCCATGCAATAACGCGTCGCGCCGCTCTCTTTTGCCTTGCGTGCCTCGGCAACGATCTTCCCGACCTCCATCAACTTGGAGGCTGCAAGGGCGGTCGCATGATGCGACGACTGGCTGCAGTAACCGCAGTCTTCCGGACAACCACCCGTCTTGATGTTCAGCAGCCGGCTCAACTGCACGCGATTTGGGTCAAAATGCTCCCGATGTACGGATTGTGAACGGAAGAGCAGATCGTTGAAGGGCAGCCGGTAAGCCGCCCATGCATCTTCAACGGTCCATCTTTGAGACCTTTGCGGCCTTTCCTTTGCGGGGATTGTCTCCCCGTCGTTCGCATCGAGCATTACACATCTCCTGACATTGCGGCGGGACAATCGCACTATCGCAAACCTGGCGCCAGTCCGCAGGCTCCTTGGAACATAAGCGGCGGCGTGCCGTTGTTGTCTAAGCCGGCGTGCTATCCCGACGTACGAGCAACGCGGCCGCCAAGGCGAGTAACTGAAACACATCGCAAAAGCATCTGCGCAACGCTGCAGAATTGGCCTTCTTCTCGCCCCGAAAGGTAGCAAGCCCACGCACAGCGTTTGCGGGTGGGAGGCGTCGGCCAGCACTTGTCCTGTCACAGCTTGTTGATCAAAACGAGGTCGAAATGTTGAGAGATCAATCCTCGGATCGAGCCAGGCGTGAAGCCAACAAGGCGTTCAAGCCTGTCAAAACGCAGAAGCCGATGAATGACTATGCGAAGGATCAGCACTCCTTCAACGAGAATCGCGAACGGCTGAAGGCGGAGCGATTGGCCCGCGAGGCCAAGCCGAAGGGCCACTCTGAATAGGACGCGTTCCCTGCCGGGTTACGATGTTGCACCCGCGCGATGAAGGCTGGCGCTGAGCGCGCCGCGTCGAAATCGATGCTGTGCTAGCCTCGTGAGCGTCGACACGATGCCCCGCTACCGAGCGCTCACCGTACGCCACCAGCAAGCAGCTCTCGTAAGGACCGCACCACTCTCCCTCCAGCCAATCGACTGTGGGTACCGAAAGGCTGCCAAGCGCCACACGTGCCGGCTCCGCCGCGCTGAGATAGCAGATCGCACCCGACAGTACGGGATCGGACTGGAAGCGTGAACGACTTGCTCCCGGCGCTGGCGTCGAGGCAAAGTGCTGGAAACAGGGAGGTCAGCATGTCACTGCTTGGTCAGGCCGCCGTCGCGATGTGGTGGAGCGTCCGCCCCGGGCAGCGTGCGGAATTCGGCGACTGGCATTCCCACGAACATTTTCCCGAGCGGATGAGCATTCCCGGCTTCCGGCGCGGATCGCGCTGGACCAGCACGACGGGCACCGAAGGCTTCTTCGTGCTGTACGAGCTGGAGCGGTACGAGGTGCTCACGTCGAAGGGATATCTCGACCGGCTCAATGCGCCGACGCCATGGTCGACCAAGATGATGCCGCACCATCTCGGCATGGTCCGCAGCCAGTGCCGCGTCGCCGCCAGCTTTGGCGGTGGCGTCGCGACCTCGCTCGCCACCATCCGGCTTTCGCCGGAGGCCGGGCGCGAGGCGGAGTTGCAGGCACATCTCTCGGAGACGCTCGGCACATTGGCACAGATGCCGGGACTGACCGGCGCCCACCTCCTCCTGACCGACACGCCGCGGACCAGCTCGCCCACCACCGAGCAGCAGATCCGCGGCAAGGACGGCGCCGCGGACTGGATCATGCTGTTGTCCGGTTACGATGCCGACGCGATCGAGCAGGTGACCGCCGACCGACTTTCGCCGGCGGCGCTTGGCACCCTGGGCGCGCAGGACGATCCGACGATCGGCCGCTACCGGCTCGCCTTCACGATGACGCCGCAGGATGTGGCAACGATCTGACGGATCGGTCGTCCGGCCGGCCGCGAGGTCGATCTCGCGCCGGGCGAACTCGATTCGATTGAGCGCGCAAACGGCCAACCGTTGCGCATGGGGGGTGTGCTGACAATCGAGCTCGCGGCAGATCGCGGCCAAGGTCGAGAAGCGCATCGCCCTCGCCTTGCCCCGCCGGCTTCGGTGCCCCCCCGTTTATCTGCGATGCCATGTCGGATCGGCGGCATCCCGGTCGTCCTTGAGACATGAATGGGCCGTAGACGCCAAGGTCGGGCCCATCAATGCAAGAGATCAATGGAAGAGGATGAAGGAACATGCCCAGCACTGTACGTCTGCACCGCGTTCTCTCGACCAGTCCGGAGAAAGTCTATCGCGCCTTCCTCGAGGCGGATGCGCTGGCGAAATGGCTTCCGCCGAACGGCTTTACCTGCACCGTCCATCACCTCGAGCCCAAGGTCGGGGGCACGTTCAAGATGTCGTTCCGGAATTTCACGACGGGCAACAGCCACGCCTTCGGCGGCGAATATCTCGAGCTCGTCGCGGGCCAACGTCTCCGCTACACCGACAAATTCGACGACCCCAATCTGCCTGGCGTGATCGAGGTGACCGTGATCCTGAAGAAGGTCTCGGTCGGCACCGAGGTGGACATCACCCAGGCCGGCATCCCTGACGTGATTCCGCCGGAAGCCTGCTATCTCGGCTGGCAGGAATCACTGCGCAACCTCGCAAGGCTCGTGGAGCCGGAGATCAATCAGTAACCTAAAGCCACCATCCGCGGGCGATCTGTTCGATCCGAGGCGCGGATCCACCCACGTCATTGCGAGCGCAGCGAAGCAATCCAGAGTCCCTCCGCAGAACCATTCTGGATTGCTTCGCTGCGCTCGCAATGACGGAGAATGAGGAACCCTCCGAGAGAATAACTCACATCGAACCTGCGGATATCTGCAGGGTCGCATTGAACTGCGGCTGCCAACGATGCAGATCTGATTGCGAACGACTGTTACGCGCTCTTCGGCATAATCCCACCGCTTGCGGTCCATCGATCCGGATCGGGGCTGTGTCCGATCAGCGCGAGGCCGTAGGCGATCGACTCGAACTGATCGCCCGACATCAGCCGCTCGTTGCCGAACCGGTCGGCGAACAGCTTTCGCACCGCCGGCACGAACGAGGTCCCGCCGGTCAAAAACACCTTCTCCACCTCGCGCGCGGTGATGCCGGCCTCGCCCAGCACCTTGTCGACGGTGGCGCCCAATCTGGCGATGTCGTCGGCGATCCAGGCGTTGAAGTTCTTTCGCGTGATGGTCGAGCCGATATCGACCCCGCCGCCTTTGAAGCGGAATTCCACCTGATCCCGCGCCGACAGCGCCACCTTGGCGTCGGACACCGCGCGGTACAGCGAGAAGCCGAGGTCGAGATCGACGATGGAGATGAAGTCCTCGAGCAGAGCGGGCTTCAGCGCGGTGCGCGCAAGCTCGCGGAGCTCGCGCAGATCGCCATTGCTCTTCATCATCGCGAGCTGATGCCAGCGCGCGAGGTTGGTGTAGTGGCCGGTTGGGATCGGCAGCACCTTGTCGAACGAGCGGAAGCTGGACCCCTTGCCCAGCCGCGGCGAGACGACGTGGTCGACGATGCGGTAGTCGAACGTGTCGCCTGCGATGCCGATGCCGGCGTGTCCAAGCGGCTCGGCACGCAAGGCACCGCCCACGCGCGAGAAACGCATCACCGAGAAATCGCTGGTGCCGCCGCCGAAATCCGCAACCAGGACGGTGGCGTCACGCTCCAGCCGGCGGGCGAAGGAGAACGCGGCGCCCACGGGCTCGTAGACATAGCGCGCGTGGCCGGCGCCCAGGCGTTCGAACGCGGCCCGATAGCGCTGCATCGCCAGCGCCTCGTCGGGATTGCCACCGGCGAAGCGCACCGGGCGGCCGACCGTAATGGTTGACGTCTCGAAGCCGAACCTGTCCCCGCC
Protein-coding regions in this window:
- the oxc gene encoding oxalyl-CoA decarboxylase yields the protein MLNTATKSEAPGTEQELTDGFHLVIDALKLNGINTIYNVPGIPITDLGRMAQAEGIRVISFRHEQNAGYAAGIAGYLTKKPGVCLTVSAPGFLNGLTALAHATTNCYPMILISGSSEREIVDLQQGDYEEMDQLAIAKPLCKAAYRVLHAQDIGIGLARAIRAAVSGRPGGVYLDLPAKLFGQVMNADAGQKSLVKVIDAAPAQIPSPASIKRALDVLRAAKRPLIILGKGAAYAQADEEIKSFVEKSGVPFLPMSMAKGLLPDTHPQCAGAARSTVLKESDVVLLIGARLNWLLSHGKGKSWGEAPKKFIQVDIEPREMDSNVEIVAPVVGDIGSVVAAFNQAMASGWTAPPAEWTKAISSKREENVAKMAPKLMNNKSPMDYHGALGVLKNVIKDHPEAILVNEGANTLDLARGVIDMYRPRKRLDVGTWGVMGIGMGQAIAAALETGHPVLAVEGDSAFGFSGMEVETICRYNLPICVVIFNNDGIYRGTDVNSVNADPATTVFVKGARYDKMMEAFGGVGVNATSPDELKRAVNEAMASGKPTLINAVIDPAAGSESGRIGNLNPQSVLQKKK
- the frc gene encoding formyl-CoA transferase, which gives rise to MTKALKGVRILDFTHVQSGPTCTQLLAWFGADVIKVERPGVGDITRGQLQDIPNVDSLYFTMLNHNKRSITLDTKNPKGKEVLTELIKKCDVLVENFGPGVLDRMGFPWEKIQAINPKMIVASIKGFGPGPYEDCKVYENVAQCTGGAASTTGFRDGLPLVTGAQIGDSGTGLHLALGIVTALYQRTHSGKGQKVTAAMQDGVLNLARVKLRDQQRLAHGPLKEYSQFGEGIPFGDAVPRAGNDSGGGQPGRILKCKGWETDPNAYIYFITQAPVWEKICDVIGEPTWKTDPNYAKPAVRLPRLNEIFARIEQWTMTKTKFEAMEILNKDDIPCGPILSMKEIAEDQSLRATGTVVEVDHPTRGKYISVGNPIKLSDSPSEVERSPLLGEHTDEILRSVLGFSDHQVADIHKSGALDPPQKQAAE
- the bioB gene encoding biotin synthase BioB; the protein is MLDANDGETIPAKERPQRSQRWTVEDAWAAYRLPFNDLLFRSQSVHREHFDPNRVQLSRLLNIKTGGCPEDCGYCSQSSHHATALAASKLMEVGKIVAEARKAKESGATRYCMGAAWRNPKPRDMDAIVEVVGAVKELGLETCMTLGMLDRDQADRLSAAGLDYYNHNIDTSERYYPSVISTRTFADRLDTLEHVREAGMKVCCGGILGMGESEEDRVDMLVTLANLPEAPESVPINMLIPIPGTPMAKATPIGPIEFVRIVALARIMMPASFVRLSAGRSAMTDEMQALCFFAGANSIFVGDTLLTAGNPQDEADRKLFRRLGLEAL
- a CDS encoding SRPBCC family protein, which codes for MPSTVRLHRVLSTSPEKVYRAFLEADALAKWLPPNGFTCTVHHLEPKVGGTFKMSFRNFTTGNSHAFGGEYLELVAGQRLRYTDKFDDPNLPGVIEVTVILKKVSVGTEVDITQAGIPDVIPPEACYLGWQESLRNLARLVEPEINQ
- a CDS encoding Hsp70 family protein, translating into MSSASAAVSIGIDFGTSNTVVALAADDRRVEAIRFDHGGHRHSVFVSALCFWEDRPGAGAQAEGGPWAIEQFLEGRHVYRFLQSFKTFAASSSFNTTQVFRQRYKFEDILAAFLRTLARHGGDRFGFETSTITVGRPVRFAGGNPDEALAMQRYRAAFERLGAGHARYVYEPVGAAFSFARRLERDATVLVADFGGGTSDFSVMRFSRVGGALRAEPLGHAGIGIAGDTFDYRIVDHVVSPRLGKGSSFRSFDKVLPIPTGHYTNLARWHQLAMMKSNGDLRELRELARTALKPALLEDFISIVDLDLGFSLYRAVSDAKVALSARDQVEFRFKGGGVDIGSTITRKNFNAWIADDIARLGATVDKVLGEAGITAREVEKVFLTGGTSFVPAVRKLFADRFGNERLMSGDQFESIAYGLALIGHSPDPDRWTASGGIMPKSA